Part of the Haliotis asinina isolate JCU_RB_2024 chromosome 8, JCU_Hal_asi_v2, whole genome shotgun sequence genome is shown below.
GTATGTAGGTCTGGCTGCAGCAGCTCCTTGTGAAACACAAAACTGTACACATTGTGCAACTGGTAAGTGTTATTCCACAGAGATGCTACGTGTTACGAGGCTCTTGATATCCAATGCCTGTCTGGATATTTCTCCACTGGGTGTAATGAATCATTATACAACTTATCTCAGATAGCCAGTATCTGACGATAAATCCAGCCACGGAAAATAGCATCCTTCACAAATCTCTTTTAAAAATAGGACTTTGCCAATATCTATCACTTTGTCATATAAAAGGAATCACTTCTATAACTGTACTTCGAACTGTTTCACAGTCTTTGACCCGAATGGATTACTACCAGGTTTATTGGCAGCCTTTGCTGCCCAGGCCACATCAAATGGATCCACACCTGGTCCGGCTTGTCGTGTTGGACTGGTCACACTGCTACTTGAAGAACTTTCAGATGCACTCCAGTGACTACTGCCCGATACATTTCCATTCTGCTGGAAACTCCTCTGATGAGCCATTTCTAACAAAGTCGGTTTCGTCTTCTGCCAGCCTGTGTTAGAGAGTTCTCCTGTGTCTATGGAATGACTCCTAGTGTGCTGGAAGGGCATTGGTCGAGGACGTGCCATTGGTGCTTGGGCAGGAGGTGCCTTGGGGTAGGGTTCTCCAGTGAAAGGCACACCGTTGACAGCAGATGACGTTGGGGAGGTGGTGAAAGCAGTCTGAGGGGCAGAGGCGAAGGGGTTGGTGGACCCCATTGGAGAGGTGGCTCCCTTGCTTGGCCAGTCCTCGCTGGGGACACGCTGAGGTGCAGGAGGGGGTGTTGCAGTTGTTGAGGGGTTTGCCCACGGGTTGGTGGTGGGCTGCGGCACATGGGATCCGTAACCTGCAACAGACACGACTAACATACATCATATATGTGTCACATAAACATAGTGGTCTATCCCCAAACTTCCAGAACAGAGTTTTGCTACAAGTGATATCCAACCAGCCACCATAATGTACTGTTAAAAGTGTTATCAAACAGCCACTATAATGTACTGTCACAAGTGTTATCTAGCAAGCCTAATTAATGTACTGTTCTATGTGTTATCCAACAAGCCACTATATTGTACTGTTACAAGTGTTATCCAACCCACTACATTAATGTACTGTTACAAGTGTTATCCAGCTAGGAAACTAAAATGTATGGTTACAAGTGTTATCCAGCCCAGCTACTTTAATGAATGGTTACAAGTGATATCCAACAGCCACTATAATGTACTGTTACAGGTGTTATCCAACCAGTGTTATACTGCTACAACTGTTATCCCTTACCTCCCAGTATAGTGTTCCTTTTCAAGTGTTATCTTTACCTACCAGTATGGTGTTCCTATACAAGTGTTATCCTTACCTCCCACTATAGTGTTCTTTTACAACTGTTATCCCTTCCCTTAAGGGTAGCATTACAAGTGTTATCCATTATCTACAAGTGTAGCATTACAAGTGTTATCCATTACCTACCAGTGTAGCATTACAAGTGTTATCCCTTATATATCAGTGTAGCATTACAAGTGTTATCCCTCACCTTCCTACTCACTTATCAGTTTAAAGTGTCATACCCAACCTTCTCATACAATGTTCTGTTCCAAGTTTTATACCGACCTGCTGGCGTAGTGTTCTGTCGCACAAGAGTTGGCTGAGTGGGGCTGGAGTACTGATGGAATGGTGGGACAGAGTTCTGGTGTGGGAGACCCATCCCTGCTCGAGTAGGAGCATTAGCAAAGGGCTCATCTGAGGACAACGTCGACAGCCCCTGTGTGAGCTGCTGACACATCTTGGTGATGGAGTCCTCTTGCTCATGACTGGGAGACATCTCCTGTATAGCACCTCCTACTGCTGCAGCGAAAACATCATCAGTTATAACCACATCAGTCAGGGACATTATGAAGGTTATACCCCACCAGGTAGCAGAGTGCTTTAACTAGGCTAATATCCTACCTGAGAGTATAGTCAGTATGCCCAGGAGATTTAAGTGAAATCATGCCTGGGATATTGAATGAAAAACTGTATTACATGCccatggaagatactgcagtattGCAATATCACACTAGTGTTATTCTGCTGGATATATGATGTCATAATGGTTTACAGTTATGAAGTCACAAAGCTGAGACCTCTTTCACTATGGTACTAGTCCTTGCTTAACTTTCAAAAAGCTGAGCGTCACACTGTAGGCAGTTACTATCTGTGCATGTTAGAGAGTGAAAAACAGAATGCTATACTCGTTTCCGTGAAACACCACTGAAATTAAACTTGTGAAATGATTTAGCATCAAACCCACTTTTTCACTTGTTGATGCCAAATCGTATCAGTATTGTATCATCTTATGTGCCCATGTAACACCTACTATCATTTCACCTGTCACTGTAGTGCTTTCGTGGGAGATAAATATTCATAGTTTATCAGACAGTTTGAGATAAGAAAAAGGACACACTCATCACCacaagcagagaccatataatagatggtctctgCCACAAGGGACACAAGGCAGCTATGTCAGGAATAGAACCACAATTCTTTACATGAAAAACCAACAGCAACATCAGACAAGGTCATGAGAAACATGATAGAGTTCTCTCCCTTACCACCATTGCCATTATGTGTTGGGGATTCCAGTATTGCATTCTGCCTCTGTAATGTTGAGGGGAGTTCTCCCAGACGTAGAGACACGGAGCGTTTGAAGGGGGATGAGGCTTCATGTAACTTTTCGAATCCTCGGAATGAACCCTGCCTGTTCAACATTGAGGAAGTGGCATGTGGCCGCTGGACAGCGTAAGGATTCTCAATCTTCCGCACAGGGACAGGTTCTGTTTAAAGTATGATCATGCTCAAAGGTATATCCATATAATTTGATAATAATAACACTGAATATCTAAGTTCACAATAATTACTGCACGATTATTACGATTGTTACaattgctcactgacttggcttaCGTATATCGTATCTCTCTTTCGTAGACTGATACTCATGCTGATGGTCACTGGAcagtctagtccagacttgattatttacaaactgccaccttatagctggaatactgctgaatgcagcCTTCAGCAAGCAAATCAAAAAAACATTATCAGAAGACACAAGTGGTTTAATGAGGGGCCCTAGAAACTTTCAAGTGTCAAGCTGCATAACATGGTCACTAATGCTGCATATTGTGGACCCTGCACACTGTGCATACTACAACAGGCTTCCACGATAACTAGATCTTTTTTGTTGAGATACATCACattcaaaatactgaatcaAAGACCATGGTATGTTGGCTTCAACCTGTGAGTTAGGCATGATTAGAAAATGCCTTACCCACTGGGCTGCAATATCAACCCTTTAAAACGATTCCTGGGACAGTACATTCCAAACTGTCAAGGGACTCTAATAAAAACTACCAATGCTTCATAACATATACTCTCTCATGCATATTCACATCAACATACTCAAATTATTACTAGTAataaagatgaaaaaaaaactgAGTTTGTGTTATATCTACATAATAATGGCACTTGAAATGTTTGCGTATGTTCCATGAACAAAATGGAATAATTTCTTGCTCTAATAAATTGGGTTTTTTCCCAGTCAGTTATACAGCATCAGGTGATACCCATCATGATCCAGGAAGTTACCAGGACCAGTTGTCACTTACCTGCTAGAATAGCACTCTGGGGGTCTGCCAGCCTCTCTGTCAGGGTGGTCTGTCGGAAGGACCCTGTCCGAGTGAAGCTTGTTCGGTCCTGGCTGAACTGAACTGTCACTCCGGTCTCCTTGTCTCGTTTCTGTTTCCGCTCTAGACATATTGCAAAGGCACACCCTACTGCATGGCTTAGTCTCTCTCCCTGTAACAGAGCAAATCACTTCACAATTAAGCAGAAAATAATGTTAAATTCAGTCTGTAATGAAGCAAGGCACTGCACAGTTAGGCATCAAGATTAACATTCATTCTGTAACTGTATTATTAGATAACCAGGTAAAAAGTCTGTAAAAGAGAATGGAACTTCATAAAAAGACAACCAGTTCACTTTAAGTCACTGATGGAACATGGCACTTCACAATTAGACAACCAGGTATCATTCAGTCTGTAACAGAGCAGGGCACTGTAAAATTAGTCAACCAAGTAAACACTCGGTAGGAAGATAGCGAATATTATCTTCAAACCACATCGAGAACTATTCATTCTTTGCCATAATAGCTGTAAATAAATGAGATCAAGCTTGGCAAACACCAGTGGCTGACAACATGAGCAATCATCCACACCGCCACCCAGTCACACAACCGCTaggtcacacattgtacccagccAACATGTGCCACAAGTCAgccccttacaacaagcacaagcTATGTCAGCCTATCCTGCCTCCTGTATTCATGGCATACAACATTACAACAGAGACCATTACAAGAAATACAACAATGATATGACATAAAATTTGACAACTAAAAAACTTCCTTTTATTGAAATACCATGCATACAAATAATTACGTTTTGCAAAATTAAAGGAGTATTCCACAGTCATTCACACTGATAATTATGTTTCGTAATGTTGAAGAATTTTCCACAGTCATTCACACTGATAATTATGTTTCATAATGTTAAAGAATATTCCACAGTCATTCACACTGATAATTATGTTTCGTAATGTTAAAGAATATTCCACAGTCATacagaaaaataattattttttcatagCAAAGATTCCATTTTCACATAAATAAAAGTAATTATATCTCGTAATCTTATTGAGAACTAGCTAGcatgcaccctcagagtcatgTTTTGTAAGTTACTCTACCAAACAATAGTTCTGACTGGTATATATGTACAGGAACAAATTTACACGACATGCTTCCTGAATGGAAAATGAACACTATGTCAGCACACATCTATATGTTCCAATACAGAGCATTTCCCCTTCCAGTAATCAATATCTCTCAAGATTAATGAATAATAGGATGTTTCTCCATGCAACCTACATTCAAACATGACATCTATTGACACCAGGCTTATCATTCTGTCCACTCTACAATGCATCTTGATGTCAGTATCTTGACATCAGTAGTATAATATCAATCAACATGCCATGCTACCCAACTTGACAAAGACCCAACACACGTCAACTCTGTCCAGCTTCAGACACAACGCGGCCATCTTGCTGAAAGGTATTCATGGATACCTTGTTGACACAATCCACAATTTAATCAAAGCTTGCACAGCCTTCAATATAACTGAAAGTCCATGATAATGTTCATattaccatggtaaccatgTTTCCGCATTAGTGCTGGAAATGCTTCATCTAGAAATACCTGACATCAAATGATTTTAAATTCAGATGATATCTTGTTGTTGTTCCTCATCGCCTTCCAGAGTCCATTGCTATAGGTACAATCAATCAGCCATTTCTTATGAAAA
Proteins encoded:
- the LOC137295107 gene encoding protein numb-like isoform X6: MQSLKRRLSFRKKKDHVPECSKPHQWQEDEKKVRDGTCSFQVRYLGCIEVFDSRGMQVCEEAVKALKAQCKGKYQRAVLYVSGDALRVVDEISKSMIVDQTIEKVSFCAPDRNHEKGFAYICRDGTTRRWMCHGFLAVKESVSSTEAMGERLSHAVGCAFAICLERKQKRDKETGVTVQFSQDRTSFTRTGSFRQTTLTERLADPQSAILAEPVPVRKIENPYAVQRPHATSSMLNRQGSFRGFEKLHEASSPFKRSVSLRLGELPSTLQRQNAILESPTHNGNGAVGGAIQEMSPSHEQEDSITKMCQQLTQGLSTLSSDEPFANAPTRAGMGLPHQNSVPPFHQYSSPTQPTLVRQNTTPAGYGSHVPQPTTNPWANPSTTATPPPAPQRVPSEDWPSKGATSPMGSTNPFASAPQTAFTTSPTSSAVNGVPFTGEPYPKAPPAQAPMARPRPMPFQHTRSHSIDTGELSNTGWQKTKPTLLEMAHQRSFQQNGNVSGSSHWSASESSSSSSVTSPTRQAGPGVDPFDVAWAAKAANKPGSNPFGSKTVKQFEVQL
- the LOC137295107 gene encoding protein numb-like isoform X1 — protein: METVHHLSDFSILSGAWLLGNCPQNRFYRSIMQSLKRRLSFRKKKDHVPECSKPHQWQEDEKKVRDGTCSFQVRYLGCIEVFDSRGMQVCEEAVKALKAQCKGKYQRAVLYVSGDALRVVDEISKSMIVDQTIEKVSFCAPDRNHEKGFAYICRDGTTRRWMCHGFLAVKESVSSTEAMGERLSHAVGCAFAICLERKQKRDKETGVTVQFSQDRTSFTRTGSFRQTTLTERLADPQSAILAEPVPVRKIENPYAVQRPHATSSMLNRQGSFRGFEKLHEASSPFKRSVSLRLGELPSTLQRQNAILESPTHNGNGAVGGAIQEMSPSHEQEDSITKMCQQLTQGLSTLSSDEPFANAPTRAGMGLPHQNSVPPFHQYSSPTQPTLVRQNTTPAGYGSHVPQPTTNPWANPSTTATPPPAPQRVPSEDWPSKGATSPMGSTNPFASAPQTAFTTSPTSSAVNGVPFTGEPYPKAPPAQAPMARPRPMPFQHTRSHSIDTGELSNTGWQKTKPTLLEMAHQRSFQQNGNVSGSSHWSASESSSSSSVTSPTRQAGPGVDPFDVAWAAKAANKPGSNPFGSKTVKQFEVQL
- the LOC137295107 gene encoding protein numb-like isoform X8; this encodes MQSLKRRLSFRKKKDHVPECSKPHQWQEDEKKVRDGTCSFQVRYLGCIEVFDSRGMQVCEEAVKALKAQCKGKYQRAVLYVSGDALRVVDEISKSMIVDQTIEKVSFCAPDRNHEKGFAYICRDGTTRRWMCHGFLAVKESVSGERLSHAVGCAFAICLERKQKRDKETGVTVQFSQDRTSFTRTGSFRQTTLTERLADPQSAILAEPVPVRKIENPYAVQRPHATSSMLNRQGSFRGFEKLHEASSPFKRSVSLRLGELPSTLQRQNAILESPTHNGNGAVGGAIQEMSPSHEQEDSITKMCQQLTQGLSTLSSDEPFANAPTRAGMGLPHQNSVPPFHQYSSPTQPTLVRQNTTPAGYGSHVPQPTTNPWANPSTTATPPPAPQRVPSEDWPSKGATSPMGSTNPFASAPQTAFTTSPTSSAVNGVPFTGEPYPKAPPAQAPMARPRPMPFQHTRSHSIDTGELSNTGWQKTKPTLLEMAHQRSFQQNGNVSGSSHWSASESSSSSSVTSPTRQAGPGVDPFDVAWAAKAANKPGSNPFGSKTVKQFEVQL
- the LOC137295107 gene encoding protein numb-like isoform X5, whose protein sequence is MERKRFYRSIMQSLKRRLSFRKKKDHVPECSKPHQWQEDEKKVRDGTCSFQVRYLGCIEVFDSRGMQVCEEAVKALKAQCKGKYQRAVLYVSGDALRVVDEISKSMIVDQTIEKVSFCAPDRNHEKGFAYICRDGTTRRWMCHGFLAVKESVSSTEAMGERLSHAVGCAFAICLERKQKRDKETGVTVQFSQDRTSFTRTGSFRQTTLTERLADPQSAILAEPVPVRKIENPYAVQRPHATSSMLNRQGSFRGFEKLHEASSPFKRSVSLRLGELPSTLQRQNAILESPTHNGNGAVGGAIQEMSPSHEQEDSITKMCQQLTQGLSTLSSDEPFANAPTRAGMGLPHQNSVPPFHQYSSPTQPTLVRQNTTPAGYGSHVPQPTTNPWANPSTTATPPPAPQRVPSEDWPSKGATSPMGSTNPFASAPQTAFTTSPTSSAVNGVPFTGEPYPKAPPAQAPMARPRPMPFQHTRSHSIDTGELSNTGWQKTKPTLLEMAHQRSFQQNGNVSGSSHWSASESSSSSSVTSPTRQAGPGVDPFDVAWAAKAANKPGSNPFGSKTVKQFEVQL
- the LOC137295107 gene encoding protein numb-like isoform X7, producing MQSLKRRLSFRKKKDHVPECSKPHQWQEDEKKVRDGTCSFQVRYLGCIEVFDSRGMQVCEEAVKALKACKGKYQRAVLYVSGDALRVVDEISKSMIVDQTIEKVSFCAPDRNHEKGFAYICRDGTTRRWMCHGFLAVKESVSSTEAMGERLSHAVGCAFAICLERKQKRDKETGVTVQFSQDRTSFTRTGSFRQTTLTERLADPQSAILAEPVPVRKIENPYAVQRPHATSSMLNRQGSFRGFEKLHEASSPFKRSVSLRLGELPSTLQRQNAILESPTHNGNGAVGGAIQEMSPSHEQEDSITKMCQQLTQGLSTLSSDEPFANAPTRAGMGLPHQNSVPPFHQYSSPTQPTLVRQNTTPAGYGSHVPQPTTNPWANPSTTATPPPAPQRVPSEDWPSKGATSPMGSTNPFASAPQTAFTTSPTSSAVNGVPFTGEPYPKAPPAQAPMARPRPMPFQHTRSHSIDTGELSNTGWQKTKPTLLEMAHQRSFQQNGNVSGSSHWSASESSSSSSVTSPTRQAGPGVDPFDVAWAAKAANKPGSNPFGSKTVKQFEVQL
- the LOC137295107 gene encoding protein numb-like isoform X10, coding for MQSLKRRLSFRKKKDHVPECSKPHQWQEDEKKVRDGTCSFQVRYLGCIEVFDSRGMQVCEEAVKALKACKGKYQRAVLYVSGDALRVVDEISKSMIVDQTIEKVSFCAPDRNHEKGFAYICRDGTTRRWMCHGFLAVKESGERLSHAVGCAFAICLERKQKRDKETGVTVQFSQDRTSFTRTGSFRQTTLTERLADPQSAILAEPVPVRKIENPYAVQRPHATSSMLNRQGSFRGFEKLHEASSPFKRSVSLRLGELPSTLQRQNAILESPTHNGNGAVGGAIQEMSPSHEQEDSITKMCQQLTQGLSTLSSDEPFANAPTRAGMGLPHQNSVPPFHQYSSPTQPTLVRQNTTPAGYGSHVPQPTTNPWANPSTTATPPPAPQRVPSEDWPSKGATSPMGSTNPFASAPQTAFTTSPTSSAVNGVPFTGEPYPKAPPAQAPMARPRPMPFQHTRSHSIDTGELSNTGWQKTKPTLLEMAHQRSFQQNGNVSGSSHWSASESSSSSSVTSPTRQAGPGVDPFDVAWAAKAANKPGSNPFGSKTVKQFEVQL
- the LOC137295107 gene encoding protein numb-like isoform X4, coding for METVHHLSDFSILSGAWLLGNCPQNRFYRSIMQSLKRRLSFRKKKDHVPECSKPHQWQEDEKKVRDGTCSFQVRYLGCIEVFDSRGMQVCEEAVKALKAQCKGKYQRAVLYVSGDALRVVDEISKSMIVDQTIEKVSFCAPDRNHEKGFAYICRDGTTRRWMCHGFLAVKESGERLSHAVGCAFAICLERKQKRDKETGVTVQFSQDRTSFTRTGSFRQTTLTERLADPQSAILAEPVPVRKIENPYAVQRPHATSSMLNRQGSFRGFEKLHEASSPFKRSVSLRLGELPSTLQRQNAILESPTHNGNGAVGGAIQEMSPSHEQEDSITKMCQQLTQGLSTLSSDEPFANAPTRAGMGLPHQNSVPPFHQYSSPTQPTLVRQNTTPAGYGSHVPQPTTNPWANPSTTATPPPAPQRVPSEDWPSKGATSPMGSTNPFASAPQTAFTTSPTSSAVNGVPFTGEPYPKAPPAQAPMARPRPMPFQHTRSHSIDTGELSNTGWQKTKPTLLEMAHQRSFQQNGNVSGSSHWSASESSSSSSVTSPTRQAGPGVDPFDVAWAAKAANKPGSNPFGSKTVKQFEVQL
- the LOC137295107 gene encoding protein numb-like isoform X3, which codes for METVHHLSDFSILSGAWLLGNCPQNRFYRSIMQSLKRRLSFRKKKDHVPECSKPHQWQEDEKKVRDGTCSFQVRYLGCIEVFDSRGMQVCEEAVKALKACKGKYQRAVLYVSGDALRVVDEISKSMIVDQTIEKVSFCAPDRNHEKGFAYICRDGTTRRWMCHGFLAVKESVSGERLSHAVGCAFAICLERKQKRDKETGVTVQFSQDRTSFTRTGSFRQTTLTERLADPQSAILAEPVPVRKIENPYAVQRPHATSSMLNRQGSFRGFEKLHEASSPFKRSVSLRLGELPSTLQRQNAILESPTHNGNGAVGGAIQEMSPSHEQEDSITKMCQQLTQGLSTLSSDEPFANAPTRAGMGLPHQNSVPPFHQYSSPTQPTLVRQNTTPAGYGSHVPQPTTNPWANPSTTATPPPAPQRVPSEDWPSKGATSPMGSTNPFASAPQTAFTTSPTSSAVNGVPFTGEPYPKAPPAQAPMARPRPMPFQHTRSHSIDTGELSNTGWQKTKPTLLEMAHQRSFQQNGNVSGSSHWSASESSSSSSVTSPTRQAGPGVDPFDVAWAAKAANKPGSNPFGSKTVKQFEVQL
- the LOC137295107 gene encoding protein numb-like isoform X9 — protein: MQSLKRRLSFRKKKDHVPECSKPHQWQEDEKKVRDGTCSFQVRYLGCIEVFDSRGMQVCEEAVKALKACKGKYQRAVLYVSGDALRVVDEISKSMIVDQTIEKVSFCAPDRNHEKGFAYICRDGTTRRWMCHGFLAVKESVSGERLSHAVGCAFAICLERKQKRDKETGVTVQFSQDRTSFTRTGSFRQTTLTERLADPQSAILAEPVPVRKIENPYAVQRPHATSSMLNRQGSFRGFEKLHEASSPFKRSVSLRLGELPSTLQRQNAILESPTHNGNGAVGGAIQEMSPSHEQEDSITKMCQQLTQGLSTLSSDEPFANAPTRAGMGLPHQNSVPPFHQYSSPTQPTLVRQNTTPAGYGSHVPQPTTNPWANPSTTATPPPAPQRVPSEDWPSKGATSPMGSTNPFASAPQTAFTTSPTSSAVNGVPFTGEPYPKAPPAQAPMARPRPMPFQHTRSHSIDTGELSNTGWQKTKPTLLEMAHQRSFQQNGNVSGSSHWSASESSSSSSVTSPTRQAGPGVDPFDVAWAAKAANKPGSNPFGSKTVKQFEVQL
- the LOC137295107 gene encoding protein numb-like isoform X2, which translates into the protein METVHHLSDFSILSGAWLLGNCPQNRFYRSIMQSLKRRLSFRKKKDHVPECSKPHQWQEDEKKVRDGTCSFQVRYLGCIEVFDSRGMQVCEEAVKALKAQCKGKYQRAVLYVSGDALRVVDEISKSMIVDQTIEKVSFCAPDRNHEKGFAYICRDGTTRRWMCHGFLAVKESVSGERLSHAVGCAFAICLERKQKRDKETGVTVQFSQDRTSFTRTGSFRQTTLTERLADPQSAILAEPVPVRKIENPYAVQRPHATSSMLNRQGSFRGFEKLHEASSPFKRSVSLRLGELPSTLQRQNAILESPTHNGNGAVGGAIQEMSPSHEQEDSITKMCQQLTQGLSTLSSDEPFANAPTRAGMGLPHQNSVPPFHQYSSPTQPTLVRQNTTPAGYGSHVPQPTTNPWANPSTTATPPPAPQRVPSEDWPSKGATSPMGSTNPFASAPQTAFTTSPTSSAVNGVPFTGEPYPKAPPAQAPMARPRPMPFQHTRSHSIDTGELSNTGWQKTKPTLLEMAHQRSFQQNGNVSGSSHWSASESSSSSSVTSPTRQAGPGVDPFDVAWAAKAANKPGSNPFGSKTVKQFEVQL